In the Ensifer adhaerens genome, one interval contains:
- a CDS encoding CoA transferase subunit B yields MAWTRDQMASRAAKSLQDGFYVNLGIGIPTLVANHVPSDMDVTLQSENGMLGIGPFPYEGEEDPDLINAGKQTISELPNSCYFSSADSFAMIRGGHIDLAVLGAMEVSEDGDIANWMIPGKMIKGMGGAMDLVAGVKKIVVLMEHVSKDGTAKFVSACSLPLTGKNVVDTIITDLCVFERRAPGEPFSLIDLADGVSIDEIEAKTTAHYRI; encoded by the coding sequence ATGGCTTGGACACGAGATCAAATGGCCTCACGCGCAGCCAAGTCGTTGCAAGACGGCTTCTATGTCAACCTGGGGATCGGCATACCCACGCTGGTCGCCAACCATGTTCCGTCAGATATGGATGTCACGCTTCAGTCGGAGAATGGTATGCTCGGAATCGGTCCTTTTCCATATGAGGGAGAAGAGGATCCAGACCTGATCAACGCTGGAAAGCAGACTATCAGCGAGTTGCCGAACAGCTGCTATTTCTCGAGTGCTGACAGCTTCGCGATGATCCGCGGGGGGCATATCGATCTGGCTGTCCTTGGGGCGATGGAGGTCAGCGAAGATGGGGATATCGCGAACTGGATGATCCCCGGAAAAATGATCAAGGGGATGGGCGGGGCGATGGATCTGGTCGCTGGCGTCAAGAAGATCGTGGTCTTGATGGAGCACGTTTCAAAGGACGGGACGGCCAAATTCGTGTCTGCCTGCAGCCTTCCATTGACCGGGAAAAACGTCGTCGACACGATCATAACTGACCTCTGCGTCTTCGAGCGGCGTGCGCCCGGAGAGCCATTTTCGCTGATTGACCTCGCAGATGGTGTGAGTATTGACGAGATAGAGGCAAAGACCACAGCTCATTATCGGATTTAA
- a CDS encoding CoA transferase subunit A, whose amino-acid sequence MPAKLYLDARSALNDLVFDGMTICSGGFGLCGIPERLIDALKDISVSGLTVVSNNAGIDNEGLGKLLKSRQIRKMISSYVGENKEFERQYLSGELEVEFCPQGTLAERCRAGGAGIPGFYTRTGTGTLVAEGKETKMFDGREYILEKGIFADLAIIKGWKADESGNLVFRKTARNFNLPMATAAKICVAEVEEVVPTGSLDPDGIHLPGIYVKRMVVGSPYEKKIESRTVRHKEAA is encoded by the coding sequence ATGCCGGCAAAATTATATCTTGATGCACGCAGTGCTCTCAACGACCTCGTCTTCGATGGTATGACGATCTGTTCAGGAGGCTTTGGCCTGTGCGGTATTCCTGAGCGGTTGATTGATGCCTTGAAGGATATTTCTGTTTCAGGTCTCACCGTGGTGTCGAACAACGCGGGCATCGACAACGAGGGCTTGGGCAAGTTGCTCAAATCACGGCAAATCCGGAAGATGATCTCTAGCTATGTCGGCGAGAACAAGGAGTTTGAGCGGCAATACCTCTCTGGAGAACTCGAGGTCGAGTTCTGCCCGCAGGGCACTCTTGCCGAACGCTGTCGCGCGGGGGGCGCCGGCATACCCGGCTTCTACACGAGGACGGGCACCGGAACGCTGGTCGCAGAGGGGAAGGAAACCAAGATGTTCGATGGCCGAGAGTATATCCTTGAAAAAGGCATCTTTGCCGATCTCGCTATCATAAAAGGTTGGAAGGCGGACGAAAGCGGCAACCTAGTGTTTCGCAAGACCGCCCGTAATTTCAATTTGCCGATGGCGACTGCGGCGAAGATCTGCGTGGCCGAGGTGGAGGAGGTCGTTCCCACTGGAAGCCTCGATCCTGACGGCATTCACCTGCCAGGAATCTACGTGAAGAGGATGGTCGTCGGGAGCCCGTATGAAAAGAAGATCGAGTCTCGAACGGTGCGTCACAAGGAGGCTGCCTGA
- a CDS encoding NAD(P)-dependent oxidoreductase, giving the protein MREEKTVGIYGLGIMGGAIATNLANAGFNVVGFDPDPARLATFDVKGLTVTDDVSSIARHAWLLISSLPNETALKDTIADILASAPGPRTLVETSTLSLEAKLSAAESFQAAGHTFLDCPLSGTGAQARNRDLTVYASGNSTAIEAAAPVFDGFAKTWFDLGEIGNGSRMKYVANLLVAVHNVVAAEALVLAMKAGLDPHRVIEVVRHGAGGSRMFEVRGPMMAEGVYSPVTAGFPMYFKDISIIGAFASSIGVPTPLLAAVLPIYQAAAKEHSDEDVASVCAVYEQMSRYTRGE; this is encoded by the coding sequence ATGCGGGAGGAGAAAACGGTCGGGATCTACGGACTCGGAATAATGGGAGGGGCTATCGCTACAAACCTGGCTAACGCAGGCTTTAACGTTGTCGGCTTTGATCCAGATCCAGCGCGGTTGGCGACCTTCGATGTGAAGGGGCTGACCGTGACCGATGATGTGTCGAGCATCGCGAGGCACGCATGGCTCCTAATCTCGAGTCTTCCGAACGAAACAGCGCTCAAGGATACAATCGCCGATATTTTGGCATCCGCACCGGGTCCCCGAACGCTTGTCGAAACAAGCACTCTCAGCCTCGAAGCGAAGCTCTCGGCGGCTGAGAGCTTTCAAGCCGCCGGTCATACGTTCCTCGACTGCCCTCTGAGCGGGACCGGCGCGCAGGCGCGTAATCGGGATTTGACGGTGTATGCAAGTGGCAATAGCACAGCCATCGAGGCGGCGGCGCCAGTGTTCGACGGGTTCGCCAAGACTTGGTTCGACCTCGGAGAGATCGGCAATGGCAGCCGCATGAAATACGTCGCAAACTTGTTGGTTGCGGTCCATAACGTCGTAGCCGCAGAGGCTCTAGTGCTGGCGATGAAAGCCGGCCTTGACCCTCACCGCGTAATTGAGGTCGTGCGTCACGGTGCTGGCGGATCGCGCATGTTTGAAGTACGAGGACCAATGATGGCTGAAGGGGTCTATTCACCCGTCACGGCTGGGTTCCCCATGTACTTCAAAGATATCTCCATAATTGGTGCCTTCGCATCATCGATAGGTGTCCCGACGCCTCTACTTGCAGCGGTTTTGCCGATTTACCAAGCCGCAGCCAAAGAGCATTCCGATGAAGACGTCGCCTCGGTGTGCGCTGTGTACGAACAAATGTCGAGGTACACGCGTGGTGAGTAG
- a CDS encoding alpha/beta fold hydrolase, producing the protein MMIDTASATLAVQIEGDVNHPWIILSGSLASDLSMWNSQIDMLTRQRRVLRYDPAGHGQSSLPKRRLTLEAMADDVVELMDRLDIATAEFVGLSMGGMVGLGLALDHSARFRRVVCACARAVFPPPALSTWDQRRRDAERSGMANLVEGTLERWFTPDASAAMKEAAAEMIRRTSVAGYTACVDALKGLDFQRRLHECQMPVHFIAGELDLAAPMAEIAAAAAITPNSQFTTIPAAAHLANVEAADAFNEVLANFLYAKQ; encoded by the coding sequence ATGATGATAGATACAGCGTCGGCGACGCTCGCTGTTCAAATCGAGGGCGACGTGAACCATCCGTGGATCATTTTATCAGGCTCCTTGGCCAGTGATCTGTCGATGTGGAATTCACAAATCGATATGCTCACGAGGCAACGGCGTGTCTTGCGGTACGACCCTGCCGGCCACGGACAGAGCTCGCTTCCCAAACGTCGACTGACGTTGGAGGCCATGGCTGATGACGTTGTGGAGCTCATGGATCGTTTAGACATCGCAACAGCCGAATTCGTTGGGCTTTCGATGGGGGGAATGGTTGGTCTCGGCCTAGCCCTTGATCATTCCGCGCGCTTTCGACGCGTCGTGTGCGCCTGCGCGCGCGCCGTTTTCCCGCCGCCCGCCCTTTCCACATGGGATCAACGTCGTCGCGACGCGGAACGATCTGGTATGGCTAACCTCGTCGAAGGAACCTTGGAGCGCTGGTTTACGCCGGACGCGTCAGCAGCCATGAAGGAAGCGGCCGCTGAGATGATACGCCGCACCTCTGTCGCGGGCTACACCGCATGTGTGGATGCTCTGAAAGGCCTAGACTTCCAGCGCAGGCTGCATGAGTGCCAGATGCCCGTTCACTTTATAGCGGGCGAGCTGGATTTGGCGGCGCCAATGGCAGAGATCGCCGCAGCGGCGGCGATAACACCCAACTCTCAGTTCACCACGATTCCAGCCGCGGCCCATCTCGCCAATGTCGAGGCCGCTGACGCCTTCAATGAGGTCTTGGCCAACTTCCTATATGCCAAGCAGTAG
- a CDS encoding LLM class flavin-dependent oxidoreductase: MNLGFFTMPIHPVGRDWRETLKEDQEAFILADQLGFSEGYVGEHVTDLAENVTSCVVFLATLSRFVKRMRLGTGTVNLPNVHPAHVASQIAMLDHLLDGRLNFGISPGGLLSDAEIFGNLDADRNAMFLEGIESVLKLWTTEPPYDIDGKYWKISTRRQLIPEIGQGIIPKPLQKPHPPIVVTAVAPFSKGVTAAAARGWDPISANFLMPKWVATHRASYEEGCLQGNRAIDLGNWRVAKSIFVATDRQIAYDYARGPDSPYLHYFNSLFTKLVRNGRSNLFKEDPDMPDSAVTLEHVMDRLVIYGTPEEVTEKLLAFRDEVGPFGTLLYAGHDWRDPDLAKASMRLMAERVMPAVNSAIWRNQSQVRTA, from the coding sequence ATGAACCTGGGCTTTTTCACAATGCCGATCCATCCAGTTGGGCGGGACTGGCGCGAGACTTTGAAAGAGGACCAGGAGGCCTTCATCCTCGCCGACCAATTGGGTTTTTCCGAGGGATACGTCGGCGAGCACGTCACAGACTTGGCGGAGAACGTTACCTCTTGCGTCGTATTCCTCGCGACTCTGTCCCGGTTTGTGAAGCGAATGCGCTTGGGTACCGGAACCGTGAACCTGCCGAACGTTCACCCAGCCCACGTAGCATCACAAATCGCGATGCTCGATCACCTTTTAGACGGCCGTTTGAATTTCGGGATTAGTCCGGGCGGGCTTCTATCCGACGCAGAGATCTTCGGAAACCTCGATGCCGACAGAAACGCCATGTTTCTCGAAGGAATCGAATCCGTACTCAAACTATGGACGACCGAGCCCCCCTATGACATTGACGGGAAATACTGGAAGATTTCGACGCGGCGCCAACTTATTCCAGAGATCGGGCAAGGGATCATACCCAAGCCCTTACAAAAACCACATCCTCCCATTGTGGTAACGGCCGTCGCGCCATTTTCGAAGGGCGTGACGGCAGCCGCGGCACGTGGTTGGGATCCAATCTCTGCAAACTTTCTTATGCCAAAGTGGGTTGCCACCCACCGCGCAAGTTATGAAGAGGGCTGCCTTCAGGGCAACCGGGCAATTGATCTCGGAAATTGGCGCGTGGCGAAGAGCATTTTCGTCGCAACGGACCGCCAAATCGCTTATGACTACGCTCGCGGGCCGGACAGTCCTTACCTCCACTATTTCAATTCCCTGTTCACGAAACTGGTACGCAACGGAAGGTCAAACCTGTTTAAGGAAGACCCCGATATGCCCGACTCCGCTGTCACGCTTGAACATGTTATGGACCGCTTGGTGATCTATGGGACGCCGGAAGAAGTCACAGAGAAACTTCTTGCATTTCGGGATGAAGTCGGCCCGTTCGGCACGCTCCTTTATGCCGGACACGACTGGCGAGATCCTGACCTTGCCAAGGCCTCGATGCGGCTGATGGCTGAACGCGTGATGCCAGCAGTCAATTCCGCGATTTGGCGGAACCAAAGCCAAGTCCGCACCGCATGA
- a CDS encoding LysR family transcriptional regulator has translation MHNLRQLMTFVGVFEERSFSKAAQRLNATQSGLSMQTQQLEQNIGSKLFERSAKGVIPTYAGQRFYEHAVEIIRRIDQMDSEIKALSGGVSGEMKAGLMPTFTRAVLAPSLLNFMNSYPNVSVSIVEAYSGVLTEGVLSGDYDFAIVPQAPRRDGIKTRLLGTDREILVRRPDPSMPNLSGARLAELPPLKLVLPNRTNARRTNFENYAELHGIRIATIVSMDAMIATLEFVAQSDFVTILPETICANDFDGKTRSLHPLLDPPLTVDYAVIQQSRTAIPPAATLFLAELEAQYALLKHRWVDAGWV, from the coding sequence TTGCATAACCTTCGCCAACTTATGACCTTTGTCGGTGTGTTCGAGGAGCGGTCTTTTTCCAAAGCGGCACAGCGCTTGAATGCCACGCAATCTGGACTTTCAATGCAAACGCAGCAATTGGAGCAGAATATTGGAAGCAAGCTTTTTGAGCGTTCAGCTAAAGGCGTGATCCCAACATATGCCGGACAGCGGTTCTACGAACACGCGGTCGAAATCATACGCCGCATTGACCAAATGGATAGCGAGATAAAGGCTCTTTCAGGGGGGGTAAGCGGAGAAATGAAGGCTGGACTGATGCCTACTTTTACCCGCGCTGTTCTCGCTCCGAGTCTTTTGAATTTCATGAACAGTTACCCCAACGTCAGCGTGTCTATAGTGGAAGCCTATAGTGGCGTTCTGACGGAGGGAGTTTTATCAGGGGATTATGATTTTGCTATCGTTCCCCAGGCACCCCGTCGGGACGGTATTAAAACGCGCCTGCTCGGAACTGACCGAGAGATCCTTGTTCGTAGGCCAGACCCGTCCATGCCAAACCTGTCCGGAGCCCGGCTGGCAGAACTACCTCCGTTAAAGCTTGTTCTTCCTAATCGAACGAATGCGCGGCGCACCAATTTCGAGAATTATGCCGAGCTGCATGGAATTCGGATCGCCACTATCGTCAGCATGGACGCCATGATCGCCACGCTCGAGTTCGTCGCGCAATCTGACTTCGTGACCATTCTCCCAGAAACGATTTGCGCGAATGATTTTGATGGCAAAACGCGTTCGTTGCACCCTTTATTGGACCCTCCGCTAACAGTCGACTACGCGGTCATTCAGCAATCCAGGACCGCAATTCCGCCCGCAGCAACGCTTTTCCTGGCCGAACTGGAAGCCCAATATGCTCTTCTCAAGCATCGTTGGGTGGACGCAGGGTGGGTATAG
- a CDS encoding flavin reductase family protein, which translates to MGSVQLMNRIIPDALTSAPQPAEFRRVLGQYPTGVTVITAQTAAGVRAGVTVSSFNTLSLDPPLILWSLALSAPSLEVFRHTERFAVNILGEDQGDVALQFARRAEDKFAGVETVPGWSGVPLIAGAVAHLECTVYRRDPGGDHEIYIGRVERAEAIDRTPLVYMRGAFGKFSGMVANEKK; encoded by the coding sequence GTGGGCAGCGTACAACTAATGAATAGGATTATTCCAGACGCGCTGACCAGCGCGCCGCAACCAGCTGAGTTCAGAAGGGTGCTTGGGCAATACCCAACCGGTGTCACGGTCATCACCGCACAAACAGCTGCTGGGGTCCGTGCGGGTGTTACCGTTAGTTCTTTCAATACGCTTTCACTCGATCCACCTCTGATCCTCTGGAGCCTTGCTCTGTCGGCGCCCAGCCTCGAAGTGTTCCGTCATACCGAACGCTTCGCTGTGAATATCCTTGGTGAAGATCAAGGCGACGTAGCCTTGCAGTTCGCCCGAAGGGCAGAAGACAAGTTCGCAGGCGTCGAAACTGTGCCGGGATGGAGCGGGGTGCCATTAATAGCGGGAGCGGTTGCACACCTTGAATGCACTGTCTATCGCCGTGACCCTGGCGGCGACCACGAAATCTACATCGGTCGAGTCGAACGGGCCGAAGCGATTGATCGCACTCCACTTGTCTACATGCGGGGCGCGTTCGGTAAATTCTCTGGAATGGTCGCAAATGAAAAGAAATAA
- a CDS encoding carboxymuconolactone decarboxylase family protein produces the protein MTSRPPVLDETSLSAEQREIYNAIASGPRGVVEGPLRVWLQRPGLAAPAQALGAYCRYGTSLPRKLSELAIIVTGAHWQAGFEWYIHAPIAIEVGVPSTAVDAIYAGQRPLFDDIQMTAVYDFTTELLETRAISDATYEFAEKALGADEVVDLVGILGYYALISMTIKAFRVPVPSGEIEPFPRPKT, from the coding sequence ATGACATCACGCCCCCCCGTACTGGACGAAACATCACTGAGCGCTGAACAACGCGAAATCTATAACGCAATTGCTTCGGGGCCTCGGGGCGTCGTGGAGGGTCCACTGCGCGTTTGGCTACAGCGTCCTGGCCTTGCCGCCCCGGCTCAAGCTTTAGGAGCCTATTGTCGCTACGGTACGTCCCTGCCGCGGAAACTGTCAGAACTCGCCATCATAGTGACGGGAGCTCATTGGCAGGCAGGCTTTGAATGGTACATCCATGCACCGATCGCGATTGAGGTTGGTGTACCCTCGACCGCTGTTGATGCAATCTACGCCGGTCAACGCCCGTTGTTTGACGACATCCAAATGACGGCCGTCTATGATTTTACAACAGAGCTTCTGGAAACCCGCGCCATTAGCGACGCCACCTACGAATTTGCTGAGAAAGCACTGGGTGCTGACGAAGTTGTCGATCTTGTCGGCATTCTCGGCTACTACGCTCTGATCTCCATGACGATCAAAGCTTTTCGTGTCCCAGTACCATCCGGCGAGATTGAGCCGTTTCCCCGACCTAAAACCTAG
- a CDS encoding MFS transporter: protein MLVNEGGGTTTSPEATGTTRAGVTYGSIIMYALLLISYVLNSMDRQLFSVLAVDVRGALDLSLQEVGFAATVFTLGMGIAGLPTAYLLSKLPRKTVSLMGLGIFSAATLLTAYSHNLPSLLLYRFLSGVGEAMQFTAILAIGTTYFYRNRGFATGAVNFSFGIGALVGPNVGASILGSHGWQMPFVSYGLMGLPLGLLIILGVRGWFTEADVARELLPRGHDKASERGWTSSTVILAIASMLGGLVIYGYLGLYPTFLRDALGFEPAEAAFAIGCYGLGALTSIVGGWIGDRFDHRKLLLVSFIISGVSGSLLFTSLGHSLALHATFSFVFGSAVSGMVFVNLAAGIIKSVHPERASLGAGILVASLYVPASFAGYLLATLRNATGWATAALLQLGLLAIIAGILAVLTRRRPFSLSN from the coding sequence ATGCTCGTGAATGAAGGTGGTGGAACAACGACAAGTCCCGAAGCTACAGGAACAACGAGGGCGGGCGTCACTTATGGCAGCATCATAATGTACGCACTTTTGTTGATCTCGTACGTGCTAAATTCAATGGATCGCCAACTGTTTTCGGTTTTGGCTGTCGACGTGCGCGGGGCCCTCGATTTATCTCTACAAGAGGTCGGTTTTGCTGCCACAGTTTTTACCTTGGGAATGGGAATTGCTGGGTTGCCGACGGCTTACCTGCTATCCAAGCTACCGCGAAAAACCGTTTCGCTGATGGGCTTGGGTATATTCTCGGCGGCTACCTTGCTGACTGCCTATTCCCACAACCTCCCGAGCCTTCTGCTGTACCGATTTCTTTCGGGGGTTGGAGAGGCTATGCAGTTCACTGCCATTCTCGCAATTGGAACCACGTACTTCTATCGGAATCGTGGGTTCGCAACCGGAGCTGTCAACTTCAGTTTTGGGATTGGTGCCTTGGTCGGTCCAAATGTGGGAGCTTCGATCCTCGGATCCCATGGTTGGCAAATGCCCTTCGTAAGTTACGGCCTTATGGGGCTTCCACTCGGCTTGCTGATTATCCTTGGAGTAAGAGGGTGGTTTACCGAAGCCGATGTCGCGAGGGAACTACTTCCACGCGGGCACGATAAGGCGTCCGAAAGGGGATGGACTTCATCTACGGTCATCCTTGCGATTGCGAGTATGCTGGGCGGTTTAGTGATCTACGGCTATCTCGGGCTGTATCCGACGTTCTTACGTGATGCGCTTGGTTTCGAACCGGCGGAAGCAGCCTTTGCGATCGGGTGCTACGGCTTGGGTGCGTTGACCTCGATCGTCGGTGGGTGGATCGGTGATCGGTTTGACCATCGCAAGCTGCTCTTGGTGTCCTTCATAATTTCGGGTGTGTCTGGTTCGTTATTGTTCACTTCTCTGGGCCACTCACTGGCCCTTCACGCGACATTTTCCTTCGTATTCGGTTCCGCGGTTAGTGGAATGGTGTTTGTGAACTTGGCGGCCGGGATCATCAAATCGGTTCATCCCGAACGAGCATCACTTGGTGCGGGAATTCTCGTGGCGAGCCTCTACGTACCGGCCTCATTCGCGGGCTATCTGCTCGCGACGCTGCGCAACGCGACAGGTTGGGCAACTGCCGCACTCTTGCAACTCGGTCTGCTTGCGATCATCGCAGGGATACTGGCTGTATTAACACGACGACGACCGTTTTCTTTGAGCAACTAG
- a CDS encoding pentapeptide repeat-containing protein, with amino-acid sequence MAERYIAEYKHVRLLECDLTEADLSDLNLDHWHFEDCTIARATFDDASLEGAVFKACRGPFASFIGSELTEASFDGCDLNNASFRRSTLTYASFRSCKLTGADLTDAKALGVSLADVMLSLSKLPKLSFKKANLTDVNFSEADLHGCDFRYAVFERCSLKDAYLVDCKFQSADLRGADLGGIRLTEAQYFKGAVVSKDQAARLIEQLGLKVA; translated from the coding sequence ATGGCGGAACGCTATATCGCAGAATACAAGCACGTGAGGCTTCTAGAATGCGATCTCACCGAAGCCGACCTTTCTGATCTCAACCTTGATCACTGGCACTTTGAGGACTGCACCATTGCGAGAGCTACGTTCGACGATGCGAGCTTAGAAGGCGCTGTATTCAAGGCTTGCCGTGGACCTTTCGCCAGCTTTATAGGGAGCGAATTGACGGAAGCCAGTTTTGACGGTTGCGACTTAAACAACGCTAGTTTTCGCCGATCAACTCTCACCTATGCTTCGTTTCGGTCATGCAAACTGACGGGCGCTGACCTCACCGATGCCAAAGCGTTGGGAGTTTCTCTTGCAGATGTAATGCTCTCACTTTCCAAGCTGCCAAAGCTCTCTTTCAAGAAGGCAAACCTGACGGACGTTAACTTTTCTGAGGCAGATCTCCATGGTTGCGACTTCCGCTATGCCGTGTTTGAGCGATGCTCGTTGAAGGACGCCTACTTGGTCGACTGCAAATTTCAGAGCGCAGATTTGCGCGGGGCTGATCTCGGCGGCATAAGGCTCACTGAAGCCCAATACTTCAAGGGTGCTGTCGTATCGAAAGATCAAGCTGCACGTCTAATCGAACAATTAGGTCTCAAAGTTGCATAG
- a CDS encoding LysR family transcriptional regulator has product MPYPYDLNDIHCFLQIARAGSISAAALSFNIPKATLSHSLRRLEDALQVELFVRRARGLQLTEAGDQFLANCGMIFESCENAVSAAQRAHSTLGGRLRLFASAEFGTTISGAATLAMSLAHPKIEFDIHLFPSERNMVTQNDFDCLIFVGEPPESSLLRRKMGSVSYGLYASPDFISKHGMPLVPEVVNDYDAVSYVRCGIPEEWQLSQGKSKITLKPRTKLQTNEYWMAKYFAVHGMAMGYFPDFFVKFETEQGYLSAILPEWRSDDIPVYVLYPAQRHRNPRVMSLVNVLCSQFEEFVSSPRYSLFSTGYVTRPLRG; this is encoded by the coding sequence ATGCCCTATCCCTACGACCTGAACGATATTCATTGCTTCCTACAGATCGCTAGGGCTGGTAGTATTTCGGCCGCAGCGCTCTCATTCAACATTCCCAAAGCAACCCTCAGCCATAGCCTGCGTCGCCTTGAAGACGCGCTGCAGGTCGAGCTATTCGTCCGGAGGGCGCGAGGGCTGCAGCTAACGGAAGCCGGAGATCAATTTCTCGCCAATTGTGGAATGATATTTGAAAGTTGCGAAAATGCCGTGAGCGCAGCTCAACGTGCTCATTCCACCTTAGGCGGGCGCCTTCGCCTCTTCGCAAGCGCAGAATTCGGCACGACCATCTCTGGCGCTGCAACTCTCGCGATGTCGCTCGCCCATCCCAAAATTGAGTTTGATATTCATTTGTTCCCCAGTGAACGGAATATGGTCACGCAGAACGATTTTGATTGTTTGATTTTTGTTGGCGAGCCACCGGAATCAAGCTTGCTCAGACGCAAAATGGGGTCTGTTTCCTACGGTCTCTACGCTAGCCCCGACTTTATTTCCAAGCACGGAATGCCCTTGGTGCCGGAAGTCGTAAATGACTATGACGCAGTATCTTACGTGAGGTGCGGAATACCTGAGGAATGGCAGCTAAGTCAGGGAAAATCGAAGATCACGCTAAAGCCTCGAACGAAACTTCAAACCAATGAATACTGGATGGCCAAGTATTTTGCAGTTCACGGCATGGCGATGGGATACTTTCCGGACTTTTTTGTAAAGTTCGAAACTGAGCAAGGATATCTTTCGGCCATACTGCCCGAGTGGCGATCCGACGATATTCCTGTTTATGTGCTCTACCCCGCGCAGCGGCATCGAAATCCGCGCGTAATGAGCTTGGTCAACGTTTTGTGTAGCCAGTTCGAGGAATTTGTGTCTTCACCTCGATATTCCTTGTTCAGCACCGGCTATGTTACCCGCCCCCTGAGGGGCTGA
- a CDS encoding ABC transporter substrate-binding protein has protein sequence MSVKHLFLPACAAVIATAGVPGAAHALEKIRFGLNWLPEAEHCGFFYAKQTGLYEKVGLDVELRPGGPGTNIAMLVSGGQVDLAMGTSFTTLNMVKQGIPGITIAAYFQKDPQTLVAHADQNVTTLEEVRGHPVMVADFARGEFWQWLKRKAGFEDTQLRPYTYNAAVFLSDPTSIQQGYVTSDAYYLGAQLPKPPVVMLLADYGYPNYSSTVFGMRDFIEAKPEAVKSFIAATSEGYQKCMTGDYTPAMELATSINTDPAYGPGLWKAAIAEMRTRELVTGGDARALGVGAMTDARWETFFKDMVAAGIYPADLDYRKAYSLRFVNEGR, from the coding sequence ATGTCTGTAAAACATCTTTTTCTACCAGCCTGCGCTGCCGTCATCGCGACGGCGGGGGTGCCAGGGGCGGCACATGCGTTGGAGAAAATCCGGTTTGGTTTGAATTGGTTGCCTGAAGCCGAGCATTGCGGCTTCTTCTATGCCAAGCAAACGGGGCTCTACGAAAAAGTGGGGCTCGACGTGGAATTGAGACCCGGCGGGCCTGGCACAAACATTGCAATGCTAGTCTCTGGCGGTCAGGTCGACCTAGCTATGGGGACAAGCTTCACCACTCTCAACATGGTAAAGCAAGGCATTCCCGGTATCACTATCGCGGCATACTTCCAGAAAGATCCGCAGACCTTGGTTGCTCATGCCGATCAGAATGTCACTACTCTGGAAGAGGTGAGGGGCCACCCTGTCATGGTCGCTGATTTCGCACGAGGTGAATTCTGGCAATGGTTGAAGAGGAAGGCGGGATTTGAGGATACCCAACTCCGTCCGTACACCTACAACGCGGCCGTGTTCCTCAGCGACCCTACGTCTATTCAGCAGGGTTATGTGACATCGGACGCGTATTACCTTGGCGCACAGTTGCCAAAGCCTCCCGTAGTCATGCTACTGGCAGACTACGGCTATCCCAACTACTCATCAACAGTATTTGGAATGCGTGACTTCATCGAGGCCAAGCCAGAAGCCGTGAAATCATTCATTGCTGCTACCAGCGAGGGATATCAGAAATGCATGACGGGCGACTATACGCCTGCCATGGAGTTGGCTACCTCTATTAACACCGATCCTGCTTATGGGCCGGGATTGTGGAAGGCTGCCATAGCTGAGATGCGTACCCGCGAGCTAGTTACAGGCGGGGATGCAAGAGCATTGGGTGTCGGCGCGATGACCGATGCGCGCTGGGAGACTTTCTTCAAAGACATGGTCGCGGCGGGCATCTATCCCGCGGATCTGGATTACCGCAAAGCTTACTCCCTGCGCTTCGTAAACGAAGGAAGGTAG